A part of Brassica rapa cultivar Chiifu-401-42 chromosome A05, CAAS_Brap_v3.01, whole genome shotgun sequence genomic DNA contains:
- the LOC103848929 gene encoding two-component response regulator ARR22 isoform X1, producing the protein MLLFIPFPYNSIQYIAHIQDKHDQLLLVLSVIVVKCCCSSKSKEEEEEVPAGQVVKKTFKKLCVLVVDDDRSCRSLYMGFIQMRGGFPYMAENGEEAVNLYRDGQTFNLILMDNEMPVMDGVSATKDRGIDVT; encoded by the exons atgctCTTGTTTATACCGTTTCCATATAATTCGATACAATATATAGCACATATTCAAGACAAACATGACCAGCTTTTATTAGTGTTGTCCGTTATTGTTGTGAAGTGTTGTTGCAGTAGTAAATcaaaggaggaagaagaagaagtgccGGCAGGACAAGTCGTGAAGAAGACATTTAAGAAACTATGCGTTTTGGTCGTTGATGATGATCGATCGTGCCGTTCACTGTACATGGGATTCATCCAAATGCGTGGAGGATTTCCTTACATGGCGGAAAATGGTGAGGAGGCAGTGAACCTCTACCGCGATGGCCAAACCTTCAACCTTATCCTCATGGATAATGAAATGCCTGTGATGGATGGAGTTTCG GCAACCAAGGATCGTGGGATTGACGTCACATGA
- the LOC103848927 gene encoding two-component response regulator ARR22, with amino-acid sequence MATKSMGDIEKIKKKLNVLIVDDDPLNLIIHEKIIKAIGGISQTANNGEEAVIIHRDGGSSFDLILMDKEMPERDGVSTTKKLREMEVKSMIVGVTSLADNEEERRAFMEAGLNHCLAKPLTKDKIIPLINQLMDA; translated from the exons ATGGCAACAAAATCCATGGGAGATATCgagaaaataaagaagaaactaAACGTGTTGATCGTCGATGATGATCCACTAAACCTTATAATTCATGAGAAGATCATCAAAGCGATAGGGGGTATTTCACAGACAGCAAATAACGGCGAGGAGGCAGTAATCATCCACCGTGACGGCGGCTCATCTTTTGACCTTATCCTAATGGACAAAGAAATGCCCGAGAGGGATGGAGTCTCG aCAACTAAGAAGCTAAGAGAAATGGAAGTGAAGTCAATGATTGTTGGGGTGACTTCACTGGCTGACAATGAAGAGGAGCGCAGGGCTTTCATGGAAGCTGGACTTAACCATTGCTTGGCAAAACCGTTAACCAAGGACAAGATCATCCCTCTCATTAACCAACTCATGGATGCTTGa
- the LOC103848930 gene encoding 40S ribosomal protein S16-3: MATKPAKQSVQCFGRKKTAVAVTHCKPGCGMIKLNGSPIELFQPEILRFKIYEPVLLLGKHRFAGVDMRIRVKGGGHTSQVYAIRQSIAKALVAFYQKYVDEQSKKEVKDILIRYDRTLLVADPRRCEPKKFGGRGARSRFQKSYR; encoded by the coding sequence ATGGCGACGAAACCAGCTAAACAATCCGTGCAATGCTTCGGGAGGAAGAAGACCGCCGTCGCCGTCACCCACTGCAAGCCCGGGTGCGGTATGATCAAGCTCAACGGTTCCCCGATCGAGCTCTTCCAGCCCGAGATCCTCCGGTTCAAGATCTACGAGCCGGTCCTTCTCCTAGGGAAGCACCGTTTCGCGGGCGTGGACATGAGGATCCGCGTGAAGGGCGGTGGTCACACTTCACAGGTCTACGCGATTCGTCAGAGTATCGCTAAGGCGTTGGTTGCGTTTTACCAGAAGTATGTTGACGAGCAGTCGAAGAAGGAGGTGAAGGATATTTTGATTAGGTACGATAGGACTCTGCTCGTGGCGGATCCGAGGAGGTGCGAGCCGAAGAAGTTTGGTGGGCGTGGTGCTCGTTCTCGTTTCCAGAAGAGTTACCGTTAA
- the LOC103848935 gene encoding LOW QUALITY PROTEIN: disease resistance-like protein DSC2 (The sequence of the model RefSeq protein was modified relative to this genomic sequence to represent the inferred CDS: substituted 1 base at 1 genomic stop codon) — MKMCIMRLVFLKYIFRSARLMTLSRNCKHHVFPSFHGPDVRRGFLSYLLKELREKAIDVFIDNDIERSKLIGPELTEAIRGSLIAVVLISRNYASSTWCLNELVQIMKCWEEDKQTVEVIFYEVDPSDVKKQKGDFGAVFDKTCAEKSTEEVVLRIRXSCPFWRKALHIVAQIAGYHTSNYDDDAVMIAKIVTDVSNKFIDSTTSNDSDSLVGIETHIREIQTLLSLESDEVRMVGIWGPAGIGKTTIARALYGELSSKFTHAAFIESIQGKFEQNYRDEHAFMLHLQEKLLSETLNQKDFKIGHLGVAKARLKDKKVLVVLDDVDDLKQLEAMTDKTCWFGPQSRIIITTKDKKLFVAHEINHIYQVDFPSTSEALEILCLSAFRQHSPSSGFEDMAIEVTRLAGRLPLGLCVFGAYLRGMSRDRWIHALPRLRTSLDGKIEKVLRFSYDALCKEDQELFLHIACFLKGEWITDVVECLAESRLNVNHGLQVLLDKCFISIRKWGRLAVHNLLEQLAKDIVRKQSDNPGKRQFLVDAQDICDVLEENAGTETIRGIDFDLSEVRGDLIIDERAFEGMSRLQFLRFQKRGLYNNTKLLLPQDLKFRASKLRFLEWDQFPLACFPREFQPRRLVKLMMEHSKLEKLWEGPIPLPCLKLIELSSSDYLKELPDLSNATSLKVLRAGFCSSLSEISSIGKSTSLEELHLAGCFELIVIPSSIGNAINLKTLNVQVCQGLVELPSSIWSLKKLKKLLIAGCPNLNHLGSQLRSFPDISGNITELDMSNTAIEEFPSSIMAFSCLRKLTTMTAESLRVFPDVPDTIEVLKLHNAGIEEIPPTIKNLSRLTTLSMPRCKKLKVLPTNVNLQSLSSLDLSSCTQLRTFPEISVGIRSLNLSNTGIEEVHSSIWSWSSLLKLNLEDCHSLRVFHCVPDNIEELDLRNTGTDFSGGDLRINLKGCKNLVSLPHIPYRVSYLDASNCESLKRIDGLVSNPERCLSFANCFKLSEAARELIEESDYKFALLPGGELPAEFDHRAREGLLTVNLDQSPLPLFLRFKACLLLLHGHYIEDEDASEDDKDDEWMGAKRLFCDIWYVQNGLYVGHGSCKYQLPAVLGFKEHLYFLESSISLNLPETDENVSELHFEFKITGKYWDVKDFGLQLFEDPDVRDDHVCCGDTYKETADINIRENLHAGTM; from the exons ATGAAGATGTGTATTATGAG ATTGGTTTTTCTGAAATACATTTTCAGATCTGCTCGTCTGATGACTCTCTCTCGCAATTGTAAACACCATGTCTTTCCTAGCTTCCACGGGCCAGATGTCCGTAGAGGCTTTCTCAGCTACTTACTGAAGGAGTTAAGAGAGAAAGCAATCGACGTCTTCATAGACAATGATATAGAGAGGAGCAAGTTGATTGGTCCCGAGCTCACAGAAGCTATAAGAGGATCGTTAATTGCAGTTGTCTTGATCTCGCGGAACTACGCTTCATCAACATGGTGTCTGAACGAGTTGGTGCAGATCATGAAGTGTTGGGAAGAAGATAAGCAGACGGTGGAGGTGATTTTCTATGAAGTGGATCCATCTGACGTGAAAAAGCAGAAGGGCGACTTCGGAGCTGTCTTTGATAAAACTTGTGCAGAGAAATCAACGGAGGAAGTTGTCCTTAGAATCCGATGAAGTTGTCCTTTCTGGAGAAAAGCTTTGCATATTGTGGCTCAAATCGCTGGTTACCATACAAGCAACTA tGATGATGATGCAGTCATGATTGCAAAAATTGTTACAGATGTTTCGAACAAGTTCATTGATTCTACAACATCAAATGATTCCGACAGCTTAGTTGGGATTGAAACTCATATACGGGAGATACAGACATTGTTGTCCTTAGAATCCGATGAAGTCCGGATGGTTGGTATCTGGGGTCCTGCTGGAATTGGTAAGACGACCATCGCCAGAGCTTTATACGGAGAGCTCTCTAGTAAGTTTACACATGCTGCTTTTATTGAGAGTATCCAAGGGAAGTTTGAGCAAAATTATCGTGACGAGCACGCCTTCATGTTGCATTTACAAGAAAAACTTTTGTCTGAGACCTTAAATCAGAAAGATTTTAAAATAGGTCATTTGGGTGTGGCAaaagcaagactgaaggacaaGAAAGTGCTTGTCGTTCTTGATGATGTGGATGACTTAAAGCAGCTAGAAGCCATGACTGACAAAACTTGCTGGTTTGGGCCTCAAAGTAGGATTATCATCACAACAAAGGATAAAAAGCTTTTTGTAGCACATGAGATCAACCATATTTACCAAGTGGATTTTCCATCTACATCTGAAGCTCTTGAAATTCTCTGTCTGTCTGCTTTTCGTCAACATTCACCTTCATCAGGGTTTGAGGACATGGCCATAGAAGTTACACGGCTCGCCGGTCGTCTTCCTTTGGGTCTATGTGTTTTTGGCGCTTATCTGCGAGGAATGTCCAGGGATCGGTGGATACATGCATTACCTAGACTCAGGACGAGTCTTGATGGGAAGATTGAGAAAGTGTTAAGGTTCAGCTATGATGCTTTATGCAAGGAAGATCAAGAATTGTTTCTTCATATAGCATGTTTTCTCAAAGGTGAATGGATTACTGACGTGGTGGAGTGTCTTGCGGAGAGTCGTTTGAACGTCAACCACGGGCTCCAAGTGTTGTTGGATAAATGTTTCATATCTATACGCAAATGGGGACGGTTGGCGGTGCATAATTTGCTTGAGCAATTGGCTAAAGATATTGTCCGTAAACAGTCTGATAATCCTGGGAAACGTCAGTTCTTGGTGGATGCTCAGGACATTTGTGATGTGCTCGAGGAAAATGCT GGCACTGAAACCATTAGAGGAATAGATTTTGACTTATCGGAGGTCAGGGGAGACTTAATTATTGACGAGCGAGCCTTTGAAGGGATGTCTAGGCTCCAGTTCTTAAGATTTCAGAAACGGGGTTTGTATAACAACACCAAACTTCTCCTACCCCAGGATCTGAAGTTTAGAGCTAGTAAACTTAGATTTCTTGAATGGGATCAGTTTCCGCTGGCATGTTTTCCTCGTGAGTTTCAACCGCGGCGTCTTGTCAAACTTATGATGGAGCACAGCAAGCTTGAAAAGCTGTGGGAAGGACCTATT CCTCTCCCTTGTCTGAAGTTGATAGAGCTGTCTAGTTCCGACTACCTCAAAGAACTTCCGGATCTGTCCAATGCCACTAGTCTCAAGGTACTGAGGGCTGGTTTTTGCTCAAGTCTGTCGGAGATCTCCTCTATTGGGAAGTCCACTAGTCTCGAGGAGTTACATCTCGCTGGTTGCTTTGAGTTGATTGTGATCCCCTCGTCCATTGGGAATGCTATTAATCTCAAGACGTTGAATGTCCAGGTGTGCCAGGGTCTGGTTGAACTCCCCTCCTCTATTTGGAGCCTTAAGAAGTTAAAGAAACTGTTAATTGCAGGATGCCCAAACCTTAACCATTTGGGGTCACAGTTGAGAAGCTTTCCTGATATTTCCGGAAACATTACAGAATTAGATATGAGTAATACAGCGATAGAAGAGTTTCCTTCGTCAATCATGGCTTTTTCGTGTCTTCGTAAACTCACAACAATGACTGCCGAAAGTCTCAGGGTGTTTCCAGATGTTCCTGACACCATCGAAGTGTTAAAATTGCACAATGCGGGAATAGAAGAAATTCCTCCGACGATTAAGAATCTCTCACGTCTCACTACACTAAGCATGCCTCGCTGCAAGAAGCTAAAGGTCCTTCCAACCAACGTCAACCTGCAATCGCTCTCTTCACTTGATCTCAGTTCCTGCACACAATTGAGAACTTTTCCAGAGATATCTGTAGGCATTAGATCTCTTAATCTGAGCAATACTGGTATAGAAGAAGTCCATTCATCCATATGGTCTTGGTCCAGTCTTCTTAAATTGAACTTGGAAGATTGCCACAGCCTTCGGGTGTTCCATTGCGTTCCTGACAACATCGAAGAGTTGGACTTGAGAAATACGGGAACAGATTTCTCAGGTGGGGATTTACGTATAAACCTCAAAGGGTGCAAGAATCTTGTGTCACTGCCCCACATTCCGTATCGCGTCTCATACCTTGATGCATCTAACTGTGAGTCGCTGAAGAGAATAGATGGCTTAGTTAGCAATCCAGAGAGATGTCTCAGTTTTGCTAACTGTTTCAAGCTGAGTGAAGCAGCGAGAGAACTCATCGAGGAATCGGATTACAAGTTTGCGCTCTTACCTGGTGGAGAACTGCCTGCAGAATTTGATCACCGAGCAAGAGAGGGTTTACTAACTGTCAATTTGGATCAGAGCCCTCTACCTTTATTCTTACGATTTAAAGCTTGCCTTTTGCTGCTTCATGGACACTATATAGAGGACGAGGATGCCAGTGAGGATGATAAGGACGATGAATGGATGGGTGCCAAGAGGCTTTTCTGTGACATCTGGTACGTTCAGAATGGCCTCTATGTTGGACATGGATCCTGCAAGTACCAGCTACCAGCAGTACTTGGATTCAAGGAGCATCTGTATTTCTTGGAATCTTCCATTTCACTAAACCTTCCTGAAACAGATGAGAATGTCAGCGAGCTTCATTTTGAGTTCAAGATCACTGGTAAATACTGGGATGTAAAAGACTTTGGTCTACAGCTCTTCGAAGACCCTGATGTTCGTGATGACCATGTATGCTGTGGTGATACTTACAAAGAAACTGCGGACATCAATATTAGAGAAAACTTACATGCAGGAACAATGTGA
- the LOC103848929 gene encoding two-component response regulator ARR22 isoform X2 produces MFMTFIYFSRILFTQLYGTEVWHVTYLQMFCCCSSKSKEEEEEVPAGQVVKKTFKKLCVLVVDDDRSCRSLYMGFIQMRGGFPYMAENGEEAVNLYRDGQTFNLILMDNEMPVMDGVSATKDRGIDVT; encoded by the exons atgttcatGACTTTCATATACTTCTCTCGTATATTATTTACTCAACTATATGGCACAGAGGTTTGGCACGTAACATATCTTCAAATGTTT TGTTGTTGCAGTAGTAAATcaaaggaggaagaagaagaagtgccGGCAGGACAAGTCGTGAAGAAGACATTTAAGAAACTATGCGTTTTGGTCGTTGATGATGATCGATCGTGCCGTTCACTGTACATGGGATTCATCCAAATGCGTGGAGGATTTCCTTACATGGCGGAAAATGGTGAGGAGGCAGTGAACCTCTACCGCGATGGCCAAACCTTCAACCTTATCCTCATGGATAATGAAATGCCTGTGATGGATGGAGTTTCG GCAACCAAGGATCGTGGGATTGACGTCACATGA